The nucleotide sequence ACCGTCCACCCGTCGGGCACCTCGATGAAGGCCGCCCACAGCGAGTGCTGGCCTTCAGCGTTGACAAGGACGAGGTAGTCGGCAGTGGTGTCCTCGAAGGGGTTGGTCATGATGATTTCCTTTCTTGGGCAGATGACGGCGCGGCCAGAGCGGCTCGCCCCGGAACTCGCTCGGCGCCTAGACGCCGAGCCTGCCGAGCACATCCGCGACAAGATCGCGGGCATGCTCGACCAGGTAGAAGTGGCCACCCTCGAACGCACGGTTGGTGAAGGAGATTCGTGTCGCTTCCGACCACGCCGACACGAGGTCGGGCCCCAGCGCGGTGTCCTGCCTGCCGTAGTAGGCGGTCAACGGCGCGTTCACGGGCCGTACTACGGGTGCGACATGGTTCTCGAGCAGTCGATAGTCCGAGCGCACGGCTGAGAGGACGAGGTCGCGAAGCTCAGCATGTGTGAAAGCCTCCGCGTCCATGCCGCCCAACTGGACGAGTTCGTCCATCAGTTCGTTGTCCTGGGCGTCCGCCAGTGACCTGGGTGGGCGCCGTTCCGGGCCGGAGTAGCCGGATACCAGGAGGGCTGCCACCTGCGGACCACCGGCGGCCTGCAAGCGTAGAGCGGTCTCGTAGGCGACCAGCGCGCCCATGCTGTGTCCGAAGAGCGCCACGGGAACTCCGCCGGCCTCGGCCGCGATGGCGCGTGCCAGTGGTGCGGTCAACTCGTCCATGGTGCGCGCCGGAGATTCGAGGAGACGGTCTTCTCTGCCCGGATAGCGGACAGTTCTACTTCTGCGCCAGCGGGTACATGGTGTGCCCAAGGCCGGTAGAAGCTCGCAGATCCTCCGGCGTACGGGAAGCAGATCAGCCTCATGCGCGGTGCTGGACTCGCGTGCCAGGTACGCAGCCATCGGCTCGTCGGCCCATGTCGCTGGTGGGACCGGTCGGGTCGTCGGACGTCCGCCTCTGTCGTGCCGGTCATCATGCCTCCCGCCAGTGCGAGATCGCCTGCCACACTCTGGCCAGCATGTCGGGGCGGGCCATGTCCTCGTGCGCGCACGGCAAGTGGTACTGCGTGATCTCACCGGTCACGAGGTGTTTCCACCGGTCGGCCCCGCCGCTGAGCATGCCCTCCATCGACGGGATGAACAGTAGGCCGCCGTCGTATTCACGAGGGCTGTGAGCAGCGGCGATCCGAGCATTGTTGGCGACGATCCGCCGGAGAAGCGAGGGATCCGCCCGCGGCACCGTGGTGTCCAGCCCTGCTGCCTCAATCAGTCCCGCGATGGCGTCAGCCGACACCTCGGTCGCGTCAGGGTCGGTGAGGATCTCGGACGTACTGCCCGGGGCGGACGGATAGGCGTCCAGGATGACGAGAGCGGCGACTTCCGCGCCGCTTTCCCGGAGTCGGACGGCCATCTCCTGCGCGATCAGCCCGCCGAAGGACCAGCCCAGGAGGTGATAGGGACCGTCGGCCTGTACGGATCGGATGTGGTCGACGTAGGCGGCAGCCATCTCCTCGACGGACTCGTGCACCACGCCGTGCCCGTCCAGCCCGCTGGACTGTAGACCGTACAACGGGGTGTCGCTGGGCACGTGGCTCGCCAGCGGCGTGTAGCACCAGCTCAGACCGCTCACGGGGTGAACGCAGAACCAGGGTTCACGGCTGCCCTGGGTGCGAATCGGCAGGAGCACCTCACACCCGTCGTCCGTGGACCGCTGCAAGACGCGCTCCGCCAGCTTCGCCGCAGTCGGTGCGGCCATCACCGCCTGAAGGGAGAGGTCCATGTTCAGGGTCGCTCGGATGCGGCTGACCAGTTGTACGGCGAGGAGGGAGTGGCCGCCGAGTTCGAAGAAGTTGTCGTCCACGCCGACGTCTGGAATGCCGAGGACTTCGGCGAAGACGGCGCAGAGTGCCTTCTCCTGCGGCGTGGAAGGTCCACGTCCCACATTCGCGGAACGCATCTCGGGGGCGGGTAGGGCGCGTCGGTCGAGTTTGCCGTTGACCGACAGCGGTAGCTCACCGAGCTGGATGAGCGCGGAGGGCACCATGTGTTCGGGCAGTACATGCTGCAGTCCCGTACGCAGGGCCGTCGTGTCGATCGTGTGGGTGTCTGTGGCGGGCACGATGTATCCGGTGAGGCGTTGGTCGCCTGGGGTGTCTTCTCGGACTACGACCGCAGCTTGGGCAACGGAGGAATCAGCGAGCAGGGCTGCTTCGATCTCTCCGAGTTCGACTCGCTGGCCACGGATCTTGACCTGGTCATCGGTGCGGCCCAGGAACTCGAGCACGCCCTCGGAGTTCCATCGGACCAGGTCGCCGGTGCGATACATGCGCTCACCCGCCCTGCCGTAGGGGCACGCAACGAACCGCTCCGCCGTCAAGCCTCTGCGCCCCAGATAGCCACGCGCCAGCTGGACACCGGCCAGATACAGCTCTCCCGGGACGCCCGGCACCACCGGCCGCAGAGCGGCGTCGAGGACGTAGACCTGCGTGTTCCACACCGGTCGACCGATCGGCACGGTCACCATGCCCGCGCCTGTGTCCGCGCCCGTCTTGCACGGCCATGCCGTGACGTCGACCGATGCTTCTGTCGGCCCGTACAGGTTGTGCAGCGGCACCCCCGGCAACACTGCCCCGAACCGAGCAGCCAGTTCGGCCGGCAATGCCTCGCCACTGCACACCACTGCACGTAGCCCTCCACAATTGGCGGCGGCAGGCTCGGTGAGGAACATGCGCAGCATCGAGGGAACGAAGTGGGTGACCGTGATCTGTTCGCGTGAGATGAGTTCGGCGAGGTAGGCCGGATCACGGTGCCCGTCGGGTCGGGCGACGACCAGCGTGGCGCCTTCCAGCAATGGCCAGAAGAACTCCCACACCGACACATCGAAACCGAACGGTGTCTTCTGGAGCACCTGGTCCGACGCGTTGATCGGACACATTTCCTGCATCCATGCCAGCCGGTTCACGATGCCCTCGTGTGCGACGACCACGCCCTTGGGTTGTCCCGTCGAACCCGACGTGAACATCACATACGCCGGATGCCCAGGCAGCACACCACGACCGGTCAGGTCCCCCGAACTGGCGCACGCCAGTGCCGCCACCGTTTCCGGAGCGTCGAGGACCACCGCCGAGGGCAACCACCCACCCACAGAAGCAGCCGTCACCACACACACCGGCTCCGCATCCGCCAGCAGACCCTCAACACGCTTCCGCGGATACCCGGGATTGACCGGGAGATAGGCGCCACCCGCCTTCAACACCGCAAGCAGCGCCACTACCAGATCCACGCCCCGGTCCAGCATGACCGCGACGACACTCTCCGGTCCCGCACCTCGATCCACCAGCACCCGAGCCAGCCGGTTGGCACGAGCATTCAACTCCGCATACGACAGCCCCACACCCTCGAACACCACCGCAGCAGCTTCAGGCGAACGCACAACCTGCGCCTCGAACAACCCCGGCAAAGTGGCAGCAGACACCAGACGATCCGTGTCATTCCACTCCACCAGAATCCGAGCCCGCTCACCCCCACCCATCACGTCGACATCGGTCAGCGGTGTTCCAGGCGCTGTTTCCAGCGTGGCCACCAGCTGCTCAACAGCGGCGACCACTCGCTCGCCGACCGCGTCGGCATCCGCTCCGGTGCTCTGGCTGATCAGCAAGAAGTTCTCGCCGTCGTCGTTGACCGAGAGCGTCAACGGGTAGTTCGTGACGTCCCGCGTGTGCAGCACCCGGATACCCGGAAAGCTCGCCACCTCCGGTTCGGCCGCAGCGGCAGCCTGCCGGTAGTTCAGGAGCGAGGTGAACAACGGTGTCTGTGCCGCCAAGCCACTGGCGCGTTGGGCCAGGGACAGCGGGGCGTGCTCGTGCACCATCAGCTCGGCGAGTTGGTCCCGCATCGCGTGCACGGCATCAGTCACGCTCAAGCCGCCGGTGGTCAGCCGCACCGGCAGCGTGTTGATGAACAGGCCCGGGATGCGGTCGGCGCCGGCGCCGGCGTTCAGGCGTCCGAACAGGACGGTGCCGAACACCACGTCGTCGCGGCCGGCGAATGCAGCGGTGACACGGGCCCACACCACGTGGAAAAGGGTGGCGGCCGAGACACCCAGCTGTCGCGCCTGCGCGCGCAGCCGGGCAGAAGCCTCCGGTGACAGTCGGCGTGTCGACTCGGTCAGGGCCGTGCCGTCGCCGAGGGTGTCGACCACCCCGAACGGGGCGGTGGGCTCGGTGACGTCGCCGAGCAGGGCGCTGAAGTACTGCTCATGCTCGTCGCGGGAGACCCGCAAGCGTGACTGGGCGACGAAACTGCGGAACGGCAGCGGGGCGGGCAGCCTGTCCTGCTGTCCCTCCAGGAACGCGCGGACCTCGCCCAGCACCACTTCCAGGCCTGTGTGGTCGTCGATCAGGTGGTGGAGATGGAGGAGGAGCACGGCTCGTCCGCTCTCCGGAGCCGTGGTGACGTGGGCCCGGATCAGGGGCGCCACACCGATGGCCATGGCCGGCGGGCAGACGGCGAGCAACTGGGCCGCGAAGTCTGTTTCGTCCGCGGATGAGGGCGGTTCCACCGTCTCGACGGGAATCTCCGCCTGCCGGACGACAACTTGAACGGGCTCGCTCAGCCCTTCCCAGCAGAACGCCGTCCGCAGGATGTCATGCCGGTCCACGACGTGTTGCAGTGCTTCGAGGAACCGCTCGACGTGCGCGGAGGAGTCGAACTCGAGCATGATCGGAATGACGTACACGTCGGCCCCGTCCTCGGCCATCAGGTGATGGAAGAGGATGCCTTCCTGCAGAGGCGCCAGCGGGTAGATGTCGGCGATGTTCGCCGCACCGCCGGGAATCTGTCCGACGATCCGCTCGATGGCGGCAGTGTCCAGGTCGACGAGCGGCAACATGTCCGGTGTGATCGCGTCTGCGTGTGCGGGAATCAGGTTCGGTGGGACGTCCACCTCACCGCGCGCGCCGGCCCTGGCGAGTTCGGCCACGGTGGGCTGGGCGAACAGGGTGCGCACGTCAACGGCGATGCCGCAGCCCCGCAACCGTTCCACGAGCCGGACCGCCAGCAGCGAATGCCCGCCCATCTCGAAGAAGTTGTCGCCGGTGCTCACGCTCGGCACGTCCAGCACTTCGGCGAACACGTCGCACAGCGCCTGTTCGCGCGCGGTGGCTGGAGCACGTCCCGCGCCGGTAGATGCCGCGTCAGGCTTGGGCAAGGCACGCCGGTCCAGTTTGCCGTTGGCCGTGAGAGGCAGCGTGTCCAGAGCGACCACCGATGCGGGACGCATGTGCTCGGGCAGCCAGTGCCGTACGAACGTGCGGATGTCCGCGGTGTCGACACTCTCGCCGGACGTCACTACATAGCCGACCAGTCGCTGGTCGCCCGGAGAGTCTTCCCGCACCACCGCCGCCGCCTGGTTGACGGCCGGGTGGCGCAGCAGAGCGGCTTCTATCTCGCCCAGCTCGATGCGGAACCCGCGGATCTTCACCTGGTCGTCGGCGCGGCCCAGGTACTCCAGCTGACCGTCGGTGGTCCATCGCACGAGGTCACCGGTGCGGTACATCCGCTCTCCGGGCTCACCGAACGGACAGGCCACGAAGCGCTGCGCGGTCAGACCGGGTCGGCGCAGATACCCGCGGGCGAGTCCGGCTCCGGCCACGTACAGTTCACCGGCCACGCCGGGAGCGACCGGGCACATGCCTGTGTCGAGGACGTAGAGCCTCAGGTCCGGGATGGCCTGACCGATCACGCCGACCGCTGTGGGGGTGTCGGCCGCCGCGGCGTTCATAGCCGCGTATGTGACGTGCACCGTTGTCTCGGTGATGCCATACATGTTGACCAGCACCGGGGCGTCGTCCGCGTGGCGGTCGTACCAGGGTCGCAGGCGGCGTGGGTCCAGTGCCTCACCTCCGAACACCACGTGGCGCAGCGCGAGCTGCCGCTCGGGTGCCTCGGCCTCGGCGACGATCAGCTGGTAGAACGCGGACGGAGTCTGGTTGAGCACGGTGACCCGTTCGCGGGCCAGCAGGTCGAGGAACTCCCGGGGCGACCGTGACACCGTCGTGGGTACGACCACCAGCCGCCCGCCGTGCGCCAGCGCGCCCCACAGCTCCCACACGGAGAAGTCGAACGCGAAGGAGTGGAACCAGGTCCACACGTCATCCGCCCCGAAGCGGAACCAGTCGTGGGTGGCCGAGAGCAGGCGCACCACGTTGGCGTGGGGCACGAGAACGCCCTTGGGCTGCCCTGTCGATCCGGACGTGTAGATGGCGTAGGCCGGATGGCCGGGCAGGAGCGGGCGGGAGCGTTCCGCGTCGGTGACGTCCGTGTCAGGTGTCCGGAGGAGCGTGGTGAGCGTCGCGGCGGAGTCGACGACGACCGCCTCCGAGCCCTGGGGCAGTCGGTCACGCAGGTCGTCGGTCGTCAGGACGCACGCCGGGCGGGCGTCCCCTGCGAGGTAGGCGATCCGTTCGTCGGGGTAGGCCGGGTCGATCGGCAGGTACGCGCCGCCTGCCTTGAGCACCGCGAGCAACGCCACGGCCAGTTCGATGCCACGGTCCAGCAGCACGCCCACGAGGGTTTCCGGTCCGACACCGCGCTGGATGAGCAGCCGGGCGAGCTGGTTGGCCCGACCGTTGAGTTGCGCGTAGCTCAGGACGGCGTCCTCGCCGGACAGCGCAATGGCGTCAGGCGCAACGGTGGCCGCAGCCTCGAACAGCTGCGGCAGCGTCCGTTCCGCGGCGGCGGTCTCGACCGTGCCGTCGCAGGCGGGCAGCATTCGGCTGCGCTCCTGCTCGTCGAGGATTTCGATGCGCTGCAGGGACGTATCCGGTGCGGTTTCCAACGCGTCGACGAGGTTGCGCACCGTGGTGTCCAGCCAGCGGCACACCGACTCGGGGTCGATCGGCGCCATCGCCTGGGCGTTGATCGTGTACCCGGTGGTGGCGTCGTCGATGGAGACGGTGAGCGGGTAGTTGTTGATGTCCCTGGCCTGTATCACTTCGGCACCGTCCACGACGGTGGACACGCCGTCGCGGGACTGGGTGCCGTGCCGGTAGTTCAGCAGGGAAGTGAACAGCGGCGTCCGCGGCGGGACGGCGCTGGCCCGCTGGGCGAGCGTCAGCGGCGCGTGTTCGTGGATGAGCAGCTCAACCAGCCGGTCCCGCATGGCGGTGACCGCGTCCGCGACCGTGTTCGCGGTGTCCATGCGCACCGGCAGGGTGTTGATGAACAAGCCGGGCACCCGGTCCGCTCCGGATCCGGCGGCCATGCGCCCGAACAGCACCGTGCCGAAGACGACATCGCTGCGTCCGGACAGCGCGGCGAGCAGCCGCGACCACGCGACATGGAAGATCGTCGCAGCCGTGACGCCGTGCCGGCGCGCCTGTTCGTGCAGGCGCGCGCCGAGCTCGGCGTCGAGGGGGCGAGTGGCCTCGGCGATGCCGCTGCCGTCGCCCAGCACGTCGAGGACGCCGAGCGGTGCGGTCGGCTCGGTGACGTCTCCGAGAAGTTCGGCGAAGAAGCGCTCGTGCTCGGCCACCGGCACCCGCAGTCGTGCGTTGGCGATGAAATCACGGAACGGCAGCGCCTTGGGCAGCAGATCTTGCTGCCCGGCCAGGTACGCGTTCACCTCGCCGAGCACCACCTCAAGTGCGGTGTGGTCCTGTATCAGGTGGTGTACCTGGAGGAGCAGGTAGGCCCCGTTGGCGGGCTCGTCCGCCACGTAGGCGCGCACCAAGGGCGCGGCGGTGATGTCCATGGCGGACCCGCACACGGCCAGCAGGCCTTCGGCGACATCGGTGTGATCGTCGACAGTGACGGTGACGACGGGTATCTCGGCGTGCCGGACGACGACCTGCACGGGTTCTCGCAGCCCCTGCCAGAGGATCGCCGTGCGCAGAATGTCATGCCGGTCCACGACCG is from Streptomyces cadmiisoli and encodes:
- a CDS encoding MbtH family protein gives rise to the protein MTNPFEDTTADYLVLVNAEGQHSLWAAFIEVPDGWTVAFGEASREACLEFIEESWVDMRPKSLIAAMDNN
- a CDS encoding thioesterase II family protein translates to MAAYLARESSTAHEADLLPVRRRICELLPALGTPCTRWRRSRTVRYPGREDRLLESPARTMDELTAPLARAIAAEAGGVPVALFGHSMGALVAYETALRLQAAGGPQVAALLVSGYSGPERRPPRSLADAQDNELMDELVQLGGMDAEAFTHAELRDLVLSAVRSDYRLLENHVAPVVRPVNAPLTAYYGRQDTALGPDLVSAWSEATRISFTNRAFEGGHFYLVEHARDLVADVLGRLGV
- a CDS encoding amino acid adenylation domain-containing protein; the encoded protein is MIPLSYAQQRLWFLSELGEADAAYHICLAVRLRGALDRPALSAAFRDVLVRHEVLRTVIPVSDGVPRQRILPIDSVEFDLSTQQVGADEVHSAATAAARAPFQLSVEVPLRARLLVVGPHEHVLVVVIHHIAADGWSLAPLAEDIATAYSARLRGQEPDWAPLPVQYADYTLWQKELLGADDDPDSVFSRQLAHWRETLADLPAELTLPTDRARPDVASHEGADVGLHIDADLHRQLVELARSRGATTHMVLQAALAALLSRLGAGTDIPIGVPIAGRTDEALHRAVGMFVNTLVSRTDVSGDPSFVALLDRVRGSLIRAYSNQDIPFERLVEVLAPTRSTGRHPLFQVALVLQNTSAAVLNLPGLTTEPLAVGEAAAKFDLSLELAEEFDTAGHPAGIRGSLTYATDLFGPGTARSIADRFVLMLRGALARPDVPVSAVEILDAAERHQLLIENNDTGERPAAATVHELFEAKAALMPLHPALVDDGHRLTYEEVNERANRLARLLVTQGVGPDRLVGVLMERSTDLVIALLAILKAGGAYLPIDPAYPDERVHAMLADAAPVCVIGDNTLRERPLTGQRIILVHASETVAELRDRAATNLTAAERLGSVLPGHPAYAVYTSGSTGRPKGVLVPHAAVDRLVRQGGYVTPGPDDVIGQLASVSFDAATFEIWGALLNGATLAVAPSGVLDAAALRGFISAHGVSVLWLTAGLFHYVVDADVKALRGLRVLLTGGDVLSPHRCRTLLRELPGVRLVNGYGPTENTTFSATHDIRATDADSGRPVPIGGPISGTRVYVLDAALRPVPVGTPGELYVAGSGLALGYLNRPALTAERFVACPFDGAGKRMYRSGDLVRWSPEGVLEFLGRTDDQVKIRGFRVELGEVEAALLAHPAVAQAAAVVRADPAGGQHLVGYVVPVAGADATDVRAYLRDRVPEYLVPSAVVVLDELPLTANGKLDRGKLPAPRTTTPSGAGRKPSTQREADLCEVFAAILALPEVGVDDNFFELGGHSLLATRLASRIRTTLGIEVPIRAVFDAPTAAGLAARLGTEDTTRSAPAPQERPAVLPLSYAQQRLWFLGELDGPGTTYNIPIVLRLTGALVPEMLDAALADVVARHEVLRTVYRVADGEPYQHILPPHSATDGVSVRDIAATDLPAAVTAAAEHVFDLTTDIPIHLRLLRVAADDYVLVLVIHHIAGDGWSLGPLARALSQAYAARRAGHAPRWEPLPLQYADYTLWQRDHLGDLDDPASVLSAQLGFWRSQLVGLPEEIALPADRPRPLSSSHRGGSIPLRLDPVLHASVTRLARAHDVTVFMVLQGALAAVLSRLGAGTDIPIGTPIAGRTDDALEDLVGFFVNTLVLRTDLSGDPGFSQVLSRVRDTGLAAFAHQDLPFERLVEDLAPTRSTARHPLFQVMLAVRGLTSPVLDLPGIAVGPAGTAPSTAKFDLDFDLAETFDADGAPAGIHGELTYALDLFDQPTAQGFCERFRRLLADAANRPDLPISSLEVLDEAERRRLVDGWHTTTRTLPQATVPDLLQAQTTRTPDATAVVFGDVSVTFRQLNSRANKLARLLVEQGVGPEDLVGVLLDRSDAVIVALLAVLKAGGVCLPIDPDYPDERIAYLIEDAQPVRVLTTEAWQSRVSSALALDAPCTLARLEELADTDLTDLDRNGPLHPGHPAYAVYTSGSTGVPKGVLVPHQGLVNLFHHQRAHMTSAPDRPLRVALTYPLSFDAAWESLLWMIAGHELHLVPDGVRHDPEALVGHVRDAQIDVVDSTPTHLRQLVEAGLLDPRRHRPGIVIAGGEALGEPLWQQLRSAHGVESFNLYGPTECTIDALWHPVAEGARPLVGRPVDNARAYVLDAGLSPVPPGVPGELYIAGAGLARGYLGRPARTAERFVACPFGAPGERMYRTGDLVRWNTSGELDFLGRTDDQVKLRGFRVELGEVEAALLACPGISRAAVVVRTDDRGEQQLVGYVVPSDAAVDAATVREHLRGRLPGYAVPAAVVAMETLPVLANGKLDRSALPAPGPSAASGSGRGPSTPQEELICAAFAEALGVSGVGVDDNFFEMGGHSLLAVRLVERLRGHGIGVDVRTLFARPTPAALAAAAGQDEVTVPPNLIPADAAAITPDMLTLVDLNTQEIENIVGRIPGGAANIADIYPLAPLQEGILFHHLMAEADNDAYVLPAVLRFDSRQRLTAFLTALQAVVDRHDILRTAILWQGLREPVQVVVRHAEIPVVTVTVDDHTDVAEGLLAVCGSAMDITAAPLVRAYVADEPANGAYLLLQVHHLIQDHTALEVVLGEVNAYLAGQQDLLPKALPFRDFIANARLRVPVAEHERFFAELLGDVTEPTAPLGVLDVLGDGSGIAEATRPLDAELGARLHEQARRHGVTAATIFHVAWSRLLAALSGRSDVVFGTVLFGRMAAGSGADRVPGLFINTLPVRMDTANTVADAVTAMRDRLVELLIHEHAPLTLAQRASAVPPRTPLFTSLLNYRHGTQSRDGVSTVVDGAEVIQARDINNYPLTVSIDDATTGYTINAQAMAPIDPESVCRWLDTTVRNLVDALETAPDTSLQRIEILDEQERSRMLPACDGTVETAAAERTLPQLFEAAATVAPDAIALSGEDAVLSYAQLNGRANQLARLLIQRGVGPETLVGVLLDRGIELAVALLAVLKAGGAYLPIDPAYPDERIAYLAGDARPACVLTTDDLRDRLPQGSEAVVVDSAATLTTLLRTPDTDVTDAERSRPLLPGHPAYAIYTSGSTGQPKGVLVPHANVVRLLSATHDWFRFGADDVWTWFHSFAFDFSVWELWGALAHGGRLVVVPTTVSRSPREFLDLLARERVTVLNQTPSAFYQLIVAEAEAPERQLALRHVVFGGEALDPRRLRPWYDRHADDAPVLVNMYGITETTVHVTYAAMNAAAADTPTAVGVIGQAIPDLRLYVLDTGMCPVAPGVAGELYVAGAGLARGYLRRPGLTAQRFVACPFGEPGERMYRTGDLVRWTTDGQLEYLGRADDQVKIRGFRIELGEIEAALLRHPAVNQAAAVVREDSPGDQRLVGYVVTSGESVDTADIRTFVRHWLPEHMRPASVVALDTLPLTANGKLDRRALPKPDAASTGAGRAPATAREQALCDVFAEVLDVPSVSTGDNFFEMGGHSLLAVRLVERLRGCGIAVDVRTLFAQPTVAELARAGARGEVDVPPNLIPAHADAITPDMLPLVDLDTAAIERIVGQIPGGAANIADIYPLAPLQEGILFHHLMAEDGADVYVIPIMLEFDSSAHVERFLEALQHVVDRHDILRTAFCWEGLSEPVQVVVRQAEIPVETVEPPSSADETDFAAQLLAVCPPAMAIGVAPLIRAHVTTAPESGRAVLLLHLHHLIDDHTGLEVVLGEVRAFLEGQQDRLPAPLPFRSFVAQSRLRVSRDEHEQYFSALLGDVTEPTAPFGVVDTLGDGTALTESTRRLSPEASARLRAQARQLGVSAATLFHVVWARVTAAFAGRDDVVFGTVLFGRLNAGAGADRIPGLFINTLPVRLTTGGLSVTDAVHAMRDQLAELMVHEHAPLSLAQRASGLAAQTPLFTSLLNYRQAAAAAEPEVASFPGIRVLHTRDVTNYPLTLSVNDDGENFLLISQSTGADADAVGERVVAAVEQLVATLETAPGTPLTDVDVMGGGERARILVEWNDTDRLVSAATLPGLFEAQVVRSPEAAAVVFEGVGLSYAELNARANRLARVLVDRGAGPESVVAVMLDRGVDLVVALLAVLKAGGAYLPVNPGYPRKRVEGLLADAEPVCVVTAASVGGWLPSAVVLDAPETVAALACASSGDLTGRGVLPGHPAYVMFTSGSTGQPKGVVVAHEGIVNRLAWMQEMCPINASDQVLQKTPFGFDVSVWEFFWPLLEGATLVVARPDGHRDPAYLAELISREQITVTHFVPSMLRMFLTEPAAANCGGLRAVVCSGEALPAELAARFGAVLPGVPLHNLYGPTEASVDVTAWPCKTGADTGAGMVTVPIGRPVWNTQVYVLDAALRPVVPGVPGELYLAGVQLARGYLGRRGLTAERFVACPYGRAGERMYRTGDLVRWNSEGVLEFLGRTDDQVKIRGQRVELGEIEAALLADSSVAQAAVVVREDTPGDQRLTGYIVPATDTHTIDTTALRTGLQHVLPEHMVPSALIQLGELPLSVNGKLDRRALPAPEMRSANVGRGPSTPQEKALCAVFAEVLGIPDVGVDDNFFELGGHSLLAVQLVSRIRATLNMDLSLQAVMAAPTAAKLAERVLQRSTDDGCEVLLPIRTQGSREPWFCVHPVSGLSWCYTPLASHVPSDTPLYGLQSSGLDGHGVVHESVEEMAAAYVDHIRSVQADGPYHLLGWSFGGLIAQEMAVRLRESGAEVAALVILDAYPSAPGSTSEILTDPDATEVSADAIAGLIEAAGLDTTVPRADPSLLRRIVANNARIAAAHSPREYDGGLLFIPSMEGMLSGGADRWKHLVTGEITQYHLPCAHEDMARPDMLARVWQAISHWREA